TATTACTAGTTTATATATAGATGGAATGGACATGTCAATAGTTCAATACCATGCTGCTCTTTACATTGTATCCAGGATCCcacattataaaattataaaattaaataataaccgTGAGAGAGTACCAAAATAATAAACGATTATCATGTATCAAAAGTCCATACTCTTTTATAAGAATTAGATGATTGAATTTTATTCAGGAATGAACAAGATAATGTATTATTGGAAGACAAAATGGAATACAAAGTTCGCCTCACCATAATGTTATAGAAAGACGTAATGCATGGGATTCACCGCATACTAAAATTCACGAAGAAATGTCGCATCACAAGCTGCACATTTCTATTGTAAGACAGTttgaaactaaacaaaaatgtgaTTGTAAGTAGGGATAAAAGAGGAAATAATTACGAGTTCAGTAAATATGGGAGAGGGAAGTAGTGGCGTGGTGGTAGGAACCGAGTGAATCAATGTTTAGATACAAAAATCAAAAGGGTCCCCACACTGGAGAAAGTggtaaagaaagaaaaggacAGTTTACACGAAGACACACACTGTGCTCTGGATTCACATGGAACCCTAGTTATTTAACTTTATTCACTTGTTTCACTCAACCTCCTTTATTATTTTACCACCTGACCTGACCTTCTCTCACTCCCTCTCTAGCCCTAAGCTGTCACACCTACTATGTAGCTATAGCACTTCTATATTCCATATCCCACGCTTCTTCCGAATCTATTGCTGAATTCTGCTCTTTATCTATATCACAAACTTAGTACAAAACCAACTcaacttttatgttttgtgtATTTTAGTTAATAGTTTTGATGTGGTTTGTGGATGTTATTCACCACTGTTATCTTCACAGCGATTTGATCCCTACTTAGACTATTCATTAGGACATGTATGCCACGTTCCAAACTCACACACATGCCTTTTCTCCACCTCTCTCATTAGTTTAAAGAGAAATAACctctatgatttttttttgttattatcatGTGGAAATCTATAGAATTATGTGTAACCTACACACACAACAACGCTGCCATGGTTTTCTGATCCAATCACAGCCAACTTAGTTCATGAACCTATAGATTACGCATCTTGAATCtcccatataatttttttcttttttttgtttggacaaAAAATCTCCCATATACAATTAAATTTAGCTTTTCAGGTTGATTTGACTACaatattctatttaaaaaattgtCGTTAGAGCACAGTCTTCACTCTTCAGCTAGTGGTCTACTTGTACGGCTAAACATAATTAACCTGATTCCTCTAAAAAAAGTATAGATTTAGACAAAGACCATACATAATACGATCTCGACTCTTTTCATTTCTCATGATGTGAATTCATTATTGATCATATATACATTGAACTGGAGacatttatttgaaaattatgaacaaaatcatatgttttgatcAAACTACATTTCAAACTGTCTACACGACGCCGTTTCGGCTCGCCAGAAACCTCCACTGTTAAATCTATTCCACATCTCTTTCTCTAACGCAATCActtcgtcgtcttcttcttcttcttccgacAAATACATCGCTAACTTATCCATATCTTCATTGTCTTTACTCTCTAACGGATGAACAGCGAACTGTGAGCTCCCAACTttgcacagcttcttctcgcaatctccgttATCCGAAACCTCCTTCTTCGATATCCTTCGTCTCCTCCGCCGCACACGGCGAATAGCGCGGCGGCAGATTCTCCGGGGAGCCTTGTAGACGGCGAACACGACGAGGCTCACCACGCTGCAAGGGGCGCAGCAGCATAGGGCAGCGCATCCCGCCGTCGTGCCGCCGCAGAACTCCGCCGCCGTGGATCCTCCGCCGCACAGCGTCGGCGTCGATAGGCTTCGACGGAGACTCGGTTGTTTCCCGCCGAGAGACGATTCAGACGGATTCATAATTTTTCCAATCAAAGACGAAAGCAATCAATGTACATCaccaattcaaaaaaaaatcgatttttttttctccgagACTGAATCTCAGATTCCCCTTACAGAAAAAATGGGAGAGAGACAGATGCAGGAAAGAAGAATCTATTACAAAGAGACAAAACTAGGAGacagaaaacaatatttttctcGAGAATCTGAAGAGTTTGTTTGGATAGAGAGTGTTTTAGCCTTTTAGTCAGTCTCTCACTCTCTGGAGATTCATTAAAAGGCAGAAATGATT
Above is a window of Brassica napus cultivar Da-Ae chromosome A10, Da-Ae, whole genome shotgun sequence DNA encoding:
- the LOC106386549 gene encoding uncharacterized protein LOC106386549, producing the protein MNPSESSLGGKQPSLRRSLSTPTLCGGGSTAAEFCGGTTAGCAALCCCAPCSVVSLVVFAVYKAPRRICRRAIRRVRRRRRRISKKEVSDNGDCEKKLCKVGSSQFAVHPLESKDNEDMDKLAMYLSEEEEEDDEVIALEKEMWNRFNSGGFWRAETASCRQFEM